From a region of the Tachypleus tridentatus isolate NWPU-2018 chromosome 1, ASM421037v1, whole genome shotgun sequence genome:
- the rtp gene encoding MORN repeat-containing protein retinophilin isoform X1: protein MADLSMVDQSENVKKEDADVVGSFTYPDGTEYVGQWDEKGQKQGMGHLQLPGGTIYVGRFENGMPSGLGVLSFPDHAKYEGEFMQGWFHGHGIFWRNDGMRFEGEFRGGRIWGYGLVTFADGSNGFPRCEGFFKDCRLVRRYRCIDIVLQAQKVAMAARAQCQQEPIIDN from the exons ATGGCAG ATCTTTCTATGGTAGATCAAAGTGAAAATGTGAAGAAAGAAGATGCTGACGTTGTAGGAAGTTTTACATATCCTGATGGAACGGAGTATGTTGGTCAATGGGACGAGAAAGGTCAGAAACAGGGTATGGGACACCTACAGTTACCAGGTGGAACAATTTACGTGGGAAGATTTGAGAATGGCATGCCATCTGGACTAGGTGTTCTTTCGTTTCCTGACCATGCAAA ATATGAAGGAGAGTTTATGCAAGGTTGGTTCCATGGACATGGTATTTTCTGGAGAAATGACGGAATGAGATTCGAAGGCGAGTTTCGTGGAGGGCGAATATGGGGTTATG GTTTGGTGACGTTTGCAGATGGATCGAACGGTTTTCCTAGATGTGAAGGATTTTTCAAAGATTGTAGACTTGTCAGGCGATATCGCTGCATAGATATTGTTCTTCAAGCACAGAAAGTTGCCATGGCAGCCAGAGCTCAATGTCAACAAGAGCCAATAATAGATAactaa
- the rtp gene encoding MORN repeat-containing protein retinophilin isoform X2 has translation MADQSENVKKEDADVVGSFTYPDGTEYVGQWDEKGQKQGMGHLQLPGGTIYVGRFENGMPSGLGVLSFPDHAKYEGEFMQGWFHGHGIFWRNDGMRFEGEFRGGRIWGYGLVTFADGSNGFPRCEGFFKDCRLVRRYRCIDIVLQAQKVAMAARAQCQQEPIIDN, from the exons ATGGCAG ATCAAAGTGAAAATGTGAAGAAAGAAGATGCTGACGTTGTAGGAAGTTTTACATATCCTGATGGAACGGAGTATGTTGGTCAATGGGACGAGAAAGGTCAGAAACAGGGTATGGGACACCTACAGTTACCAGGTGGAACAATTTACGTGGGAAGATTTGAGAATGGCATGCCATCTGGACTAGGTGTTCTTTCGTTTCCTGACCATGCAAA ATATGAAGGAGAGTTTATGCAAGGTTGGTTCCATGGACATGGTATTTTCTGGAGAAATGACGGAATGAGATTCGAAGGCGAGTTTCGTGGAGGGCGAATATGGGGTTATG GTTTGGTGACGTTTGCAGATGGATCGAACGGTTTTCCTAGATGTGAAGGATTTTTCAAAGATTGTAGACTTGTCAGGCGATATCGCTGCATAGATATTGTTCTTCAAGCACAGAAAGTTGCCATGGCAGCCAGAGCTCAATGTCAACAAGAGCCAATAATAGATAactaa